One Candidatus Hydrogenedentota bacterium DNA segment encodes these proteins:
- a CDS encoding Ig-like domain-containing protein encodes MRMLSAGIVLLALGLALMGCPSGSASPQISISPRSAELEVGQSTTFTASSSDSADSFTWASDNTAVAGVSNQGRVTAVGEGTARITATSARSGAKATATVVVVGPAVEPGAVTVTPSAATIVVGGSVRLEGVTSGDPVSFLWFSNDESIVTVNASGLVTGVGPGTVTVEVRVSGGAPSERAEATITVVEPAVHSVLVRPLGASILVGETVALSALSTDPEDEFEWSTEFASTATVSTGGLVTGAGPGGVVINARGTHSGAIGSSVVTVSAPAEHQVTISPTTLTLSVGDTVVFKGSTTREDGILNWSSDNPAIASVGPSGAVTGTGVGVAAIVVEGSGPSERASAMVRVLEGRPRIASVRPVSSSIPAGESIALTATSSDIAERFTWTSDATGIATVDDAGVVTGVAAGEARITAVGQTTGATGQAIVLVTAAVPHRMAISPAAASLEVGEMFRFKAASTRAGDRIEWTSDDEAVATVSPVGVVTGAGAGAATITATGLDSGVSASAAVTVSEPVAHAVEVHPLAATIAPGETVELTASSTEPDDRLEWFAENEDIATVGLDGVVTGVAPGVSAVVVRGDLTGEEASAQITVAEPTVHEMRVLPRGATVEEGDSVQLSAASTRDGDLPIWTTSNAGVATVNGAGLVTGVAEGTAAITATGSLTGAADDATITVTPREAEVALIRPIEASVLVGEIVEFSAESSDPEESFLWESSNAAVASVDAVTGVAAGVAAGSATITATGQNTGATGSGTVLVSEPVVHEVSVTPSEVLLVAGDTIQLTASSTRAGDSFTWSSSASGVASVNATGLVSAATAGDATITAQGGVPNERATARVTVVDPVVHTVSVQPRNASITAGAAIQFSATSTDPLDSFTWTSSNGAVATVDAAGLVTGLGGGGAEIRARGTHSGVTATATIAVAEAEMEFVAVLPQTATVEVSATLSLSATSTVPGDTFAWSSSNSAIATVSASGVVSGMGVGTVNITATGSVSGLSASSAVTVIDTVPPTVAIGPPSVAATRSGPVEFQVAYSGASAVTLTRDDVNVHATGSVTALLGDVVVAGATSATVRFTSIAGNGTLGISIDAGTATDPAGNLAPAAGPSATVLVDNIAPALSIGAPSVTHTRSGPINYRVSYSGADQITLTKANVFLNASEGIAATLGDVQTTGAAERTVTFTSVSGNGNLGISIDAGTARDTAGNEAPAAGPSATVVVDNTPPTVMIGAPSATTTNTGPLSFRVTYGGASAITLAAADVVVNSTGSVVTSLPTVTETGANERTVTFETIGGDGALGISLAAGTAADEAGNQAPAAGPSAQATIDNTPPTVAIGAPSVAVTSAGPVVYPVTYTGASAVTLRAQDITINGTNTAFATVQSVADAGGGVWIVTLASVIGNGQITISLAQGTAADTAGNPAPAAGPSAAFTVNNVAPTLAISAPSAENTFEGPVTYTITYADAAAVALAPADITLNSADGVTASIAVTGTGTAQRTVTLSNIAGLGHAGISIAAATATNTGGTPANAAGPSETFRVNPLLEAGTGFTQPTPQPDPIGDPGDFGIDAKAIARWDVVPYQTFDAYFEIGVVAFHINGIDRVEFSVNNGPWTAVREMTLNPRTDVVEYWVGLDARDFADGPIEVRAVAYPVVGEARVLEGPQQSEKTSRGEFSLFLNTNANGTLPEIETYVSISGSDDSGDGSEGNPYRSIMRAARAIQDASPLGMADGGTIFLEAGEYRIGTYSFALNTLTSDRWLTIRPKVNLPKGAARIVGADAGGLRTKLVRLDSLSVTPASSSDQNVIRSSGPLEDYYWVSNCELIGPGREVNGQWVSGISLVFVSGTFVTNSRDGLAGAIVRNVRVESIGSDAFTGSDLVLNSSAFRLDNTGTPFHADVLQYFTLLTIENKIAYGVSAESARGQGFFAGNEVSIKDIAFVDCSINNQLEPNISRVFQFAGPTENLYVLRCMFNGPANWRTDLSFSAHNVVVEDTIFTNGGVQVSLPLVPGVEYR; translated from the coding sequence ATGAGGATGTTATCCGCGGGAATCGTGCTGCTTGCGCTCGGGCTGGCCCTGATGGGCTGTCCCAGCGGATCGGCGTCCCCGCAGATCAGCATCAGCCCACGCTCCGCCGAGCTGGAAGTGGGGCAATCCACCACCTTTACTGCTTCTTCGTCCGACAGCGCCGACAGCTTTACCTGGGCCTCGGACAACACCGCCGTGGCCGGGGTATCGAACCAGGGGCGGGTGACGGCGGTGGGCGAGGGCACGGCCCGGATCACCGCGACGAGCGCCCGCAGCGGCGCCAAGGCCACGGCCACGGTGGTCGTGGTGGGGCCGGCGGTGGAGCCGGGCGCGGTGACGGTGACGCCTTCGGCGGCGACGATTGTCGTGGGGGGGAGTGTCCGACTTGAAGGGGTTACGTCGGGCGATCCTGTGTCGTTTCTCTGGTTTTCCAACGACGAGTCCATCGTCACGGTGAACGCCAGCGGGCTCGTGACGGGCGTGGGGCCGGGGACCGTGACCGTGGAGGTGCGGGTGTCCGGCGGAGCGCCCTCGGAGCGCGCCGAGGCGACCATTACCGTGGTGGAGCCGGCGGTCCATTCCGTATTGGTGCGCCCGCTGGGCGCGAGCATCCTGGTGGGGGAGACGGTGGCGCTCTCGGCGCTTTCGACCGATCCCGAAGACGAATTTGAATGGAGCACGGAGTTCGCCAGCACCGCGACCGTAAGCACGGGCGGCCTGGTGACCGGCGCGGGCCCGGGCGGCGTGGTGATTAACGCGCGCGGGACGCATAGCGGGGCCATTGGCAGTTCCGTGGTGACGGTGAGCGCGCCGGCCGAGCACCAGGTGACGATTTCACCCACCACCCTGACCCTCTCCGTGGGGGACACGGTGGTCTTCAAGGGCAGCACGACCCGCGAGGACGGCATTTTGAATTGGTCGTCGGACAATCCGGCGATCGCTTCTGTCGGGCCATCGGGCGCGGTCACGGGGACCGGTGTGGGCGTGGCGGCGATTGTGGTGGAGGGATCCGGCCCCTCGGAGCGCGCGTCGGCCATGGTCCGCGTGCTGGAAGGCCGGCCCCGGATCGCCAGTGTGCGCCCCGTCAGCTCGAGCATCCCGGCGGGCGAATCCATCGCGCTCACGGCGACCTCCAGCGACATTGCGGAACGGTTTACCTGGACCTCGGACGCAACCGGCATTGCCACGGTGGACGATGCCGGCGTTGTGACGGGCGTCGCGGCGGGTGAGGCGCGGATTACGGCGGTGGGCCAGACCACCGGCGCGACCGGCCAGGCGATCGTGCTGGTCACGGCAGCCGTGCCGCACCGCATGGCGATTTCGCCGGCCGCGGCAAGCCTGGAAGTGGGCGAGATGTTCCGCTTTAAGGCCGCAAGCACCCGCGCGGGCGACCGGATCGAATGGACTTCGGACGATGAGGCGGTGGCGACCGTGAGCCCCGTTGGCGTGGTGACCGGGGCGGGCGCGGGCGCGGCGACTATCACCGCGACAGGGCTCGACTCCGGCGTATCGGCCTCGGCGGCGGTTACGGTTTCCGAGCCGGTCGCGCATGCGGTGGAGGTGCACCCGCTCGCGGCGACGATCGCGCCGGGCGAGACGGTGGAACTGACGGCCAGCTCGACGGAGCCGGACGATCGCCTGGAGTGGTTCGCCGAGAATGAAGACATTGCCACCGTGGGCCTGGACGGCGTCGTAACCGGCGTGGCCCCGGGCGTTTCGGCGGTGGTCGTGCGCGGGGACCTCACCGGCGAGGAGGCCAGCGCGCAGATTACCGTGGCGGAGCCGACGGTGCACGAGATGCGCGTGCTCCCGCGTGGCGCGACCGTGGAAGAGGGCGATTCCGTCCAGCTGAGCGCCGCCAGCACGCGCGACGGCGACCTTCCGATCTGGACCACCTCGAACGCGGGTGTGGCCACAGTAAACGGGGCGGGGCTCGTCACGGGCGTGGCCGAGGGCACGGCGGCGATTACGGCCACAGGGTCGTTGACCGGCGCGGCGGACGACGCCACGATCACGGTGACGCCGCGCGAGGCGGAAGTAGCGCTTATCCGGCCCATCGAGGCGAGTGTGCTTGTGGGCGAGATTGTGGAGTTCTCCGCGGAGTCCTCCGACCCCGAAGAGAGCTTCCTCTGGGAATCCAGCAATGCGGCCGTGGCCAGCGTGGACGCCGTGACCGGCGTGGCGGCGGGCGTGGCGGCGGGCAGCGCGACCATCACGGCGACCGGGCAGAACACCGGCGCGACCGGCAGCGGCACGGTGCTCGTGAGCGAGCCGGTGGTCCATGAGGTCTCCGTCACCCCATCCGAAGTGCTGCTGGTGGCGGGCGACACCATACAACTTACGGCCTCCAGCACGCGCGCGGGCGACAGCTTCACCTGGTCCTCCAGCGCAAGCGGGGTGGCGTCGGTGAATGCGACGGGCCTGGTATCCGCCGCAACGGCGGGCGACGCCACGATTACGGCGCAGGGCGGCGTGCCCAATGAGCGCGCAACGGCGCGGGTGACCGTGGTGGATCCAGTGGTGCACACCGTTAGCGTGCAGCCCCGGAACGCCAGCATCACGGCCGGCGCGGCAATTCAGTTCTCCGCAACCTCCACCGATCCGTTGGACTCGTTCACGTGGACCAGCTCCAACGGCGCCGTGGCCACGGTGGACGCGGCGGGCCTGGTTACCGGGCTTGGCGGCGGCGGGGCAGAGATTCGCGCGCGCGGGACGCATAGCGGCGTCACCGCGACCGCCACCATCGCCGTGGCCGAGGCTGAAATGGAGTTTGTGGCCGTGCTGCCGCAAACCGCCACCGTCGAAGTGTCCGCGACGCTGTCGCTCTCCGCCACCTCGACCGTGCCCGGCGATACCTTCGCCTGGAGCTCGTCCAACAGCGCGATCGCCACCGTCAGCGCGTCGGGCGTGGTGAGCGGAATGGGCGTGGGCACGGTGAATATCACCGCAACGGGCTCCGTGAGCGGGCTTTCCGCGTCGTCCGCCGTAACGGTCATCGACACCGTGCCGCCAACCGTGGCCATCGGGCCGCCCTCCGTCGCCGCGACGCGATCCGGCCCGGTGGAATTCCAGGTTGCCTACAGCGGGGCCTCCGCCGTTACACTGACCAGAGACGACGTTAACGTACACGCCACCGGATCCGTGACGGCGCTCCTCGGCGATGTGGTCGTCGCGGGCGCCACCTCGGCCACCGTGCGCTTCACGTCCATCGCGGGCAACGGCACGCTGGGCATCTCCATCGACGCCGGCACCGCGACCGATCCGGCGGGCAACCTGGCCCCGGCCGCCGGCCCAAGCGCCACCGTGCTGGTGGACAATATCGCGCCGGCGCTCTCGATCGGGGCGCCCTCCGTGACGCACACCCGGAGCGGCCCGATCAATTACCGCGTATCCTACAGCGGGGCCGACCAGATCACTCTGACAAAGGCCAACGTCTTCCTCAACGCCTCCGAAGGCATCGCCGCAACCCTCGGCGACGTCCAGACGACCGGCGCCGCAGAACGCACCGTCACCTTTACCAGCGTCAGCGGAAACGGCAACCTCGGCATCTCCATCGACGCCGGCACCGCGCGCGACACCGCCGGCAACGAGGCCCCCGCCGCCGGCCCCAGCGCCACGGTCGTGGTCGACAATACGCCGCCCACCGTTATGATCGGCGCGCCCTCCGCAACCACGACGAACACCGGCCCCCTCAGCTTCCGCGTGACCTATGGCGGCGCATCGGCGATTACGCTCGCGGCCGCCGATGTCGTGGTCAACAGCACCGGATCCGTCGTGACCTCCCTCCCGACCGTCACCGAGACCGGCGCAAACGAGCGCACCGTCACCTTCGAAACCATCGGCGGCGACGGCGCCCTCGGCATCTCCCTCGCCGCGGGCACCGCCGCCGACGAAGCCGGCAACCAGGCCCCCGCCGCCGGCCCGAGCGCCCAGGCGACCATCGACAACACGCCCCCAACCGTCGCCATCGGCGCCCCCTCCGTCGCCGTCACCAGCGCCGGACCCGTCGTCTACCCCGTGACCTACACCGGCGCGAGCGCCGTCACCCTGCGCGCGCAGGACATCACCATCAACGGGACCAACACCGCCTTCGCCACCGTCCAGTCCGTGGCCGACGCGGGCGGCGGCGTATGGATCGTCACCCTCGCCAGCGTCATCGGCAACGGCCAGATCACCATCAGCCTCGCCCAGGGCACCGCCGCCGACACCGCCGGCAACCCCGCCCCCGCCGCCGGACCCAGCGCCGCCTTCACCGTGAACAACGTCGCGCCCACCCTCGCCATCAGCGCGCCCTCCGCCGAGAACACCTTCGAAGGCCCCGTAACCTACACCATCACCTACGCCGACGCCGCCGCCGTCGCCCTGGCCCCCGCCGACATCACCCTCAACAGCGCAGACGGCGTCACCGCCAGCATCGCCGTCACCGGGACCGGCACGGCCCAGCGCACCGTCACCCTCAGCAACATCGCCGGTCTCGGCCACGCCGGCATCAGCATCGCCGCCGCCACCGCCACCAACACCGGCGGAACCCCCGCCAACGCCGCCGGCCCCAGCGAAACCTTCCGCGTCAACCCCCTCCTCGAAGCCGGAACCGGCTTCACCCAGCCCACCCCCCAGCCCGACCCCATCGGCGACCCCGGCGACTTCGGCATCGACGCCAAAGCCATCGCCCGCTGGGACGTGGTGCCCTACCAGACCTTTGACGCCTACTTCGAAATCGGCGTCGTCGCCTTCCACATCAACGGCATCGACCGCGTCGAATTCTCCGTAAACAACGGCCCCTGGACCGCCGTCCGCGAAATGACCCTCAACCCCAGGACCGACGTCGTGGAATACTGGGTAGGCCTCGACGCCAGGGACTTCGCCGACGGGCCGATTGAAGTGCGGGCGGTGGCCTATCCCGTGGTGGGGGAGGCGCGGGTGCTCGAAGGCCCGCAGCAAAGTGAGAAGACCAGCCGTGGTGAATTCTCGCTCTTCCTCAATACGAACGCCAATGGGACCTTGCCGGAAATCGAGACATACGTCTCGATATCGGGCAGCGATGACTCCGGAGACGGTTCCGAGGGAAATCCATACCGTTCCATAATGCGTGCGGCCCGGGCAATACAGGACGCATCACCACTCGGCATGGCGGACGGGGGCACGATTTTTCTTGAGGCGGGCGAATATCGTATTGGGACATATTCCTTCGCTCTGAATACGCTAACGTCTGATCGCTGGTTGACGATTCGTCCGAAAGTGAACTTGCCGAAGGGGGCTGCACGTATCGTGGGGGCGGATGCGGGCGGGCTAAGGACGAAACTAGTGCGGTTAGATTCACTTTCAGTGACACCGGCTTCGTCCTCGGATCAAAACGTTATTAGATCTAGTGGTCCTCTAGAAGATTATTATTGGGTATCGAATTGCGAATTGATTGGTCCGGGACGTGAGGTAAATGGACAGTGGGTCAGCGGCATTTCTCTAGTCTTCGTTTCCGGGACCTTCGTGACCAATTCACGAGATGGTTTGGCAGGAGCGATTGTTCGAAATGTTAGGGTGGAGAGTATCGGTTCGGACGCATTTACTGGGTCCGATCTGGTGCTTAACAGTTCGGCTTTCCGACTGGACAACACGGGCACTCCATTTCATGCAGATGTCCTTCAGTACTTTACCTTGTTGACTATTGAAAACAAGATCGCCTACGGCGTGAGCGCTGAATCAGCACGCGGCCAAGGATTCTTTGCTGGGAATGAAGTTTCGATAAAGGACATTGCATTTGTGGACTGTTCAATAAACAATCAGCTTGAGCCCAATATATCCCGAGTATTTCAGTTCGCCGGGCCAACAGAGAATTTGTATGTATTACGGTGTATGTTCAATGGGCCGGCCAATTGGAGGACCGACTTGAGTTTCTCAGCCCACAACGTTGTTGTCGAAGACACAATTTTTACCAATGGCGGAGTTCAGGTTTCGCTCCCATTAGTGCCGGGCGTTGAATATCGATGA
- a CDS encoding polysaccharide pyruvyl transferase family protein, translated as MSPRTSLIVFGYGRGISVARRTIGTHTFEFRQCGAYHTRRVYQPESLANIRVCARLGGLHNASASAIRSADAILDISGGDSFSDIYGSRRFRAVTLPKIITLQQNKPLILLPQTFGPFKKASNASVAKRIVSAATMSWARDTRSFCVLQELLGRSFDPEKHRVGVDVAFGLPATRPSDSVLGYASDWLEDKGTAIVGINVSGLLHNAPDAATAQYGFRADYRQVITAFIGRLLSETGDRILLVPHVVSSPGHYESDIQACLDVADSFPHELGVRVAVSPVVSDPCEAKWIISRCKWFCGTRMHSAIAALSSGVPAAGISYSPKTLGVFESCGQGEGVTDLRNLTSEEAIEQLWRAYLGRENSRLALEEKLPMVLHQARVQLEEILSTCCELGSVQEHGFL; from the coding sequence ATGTCGCCACGAACGTCGCTGATTGTATTTGGCTATGGTCGCGGTATCAGTGTGGCCAGACGGACTATCGGCACTCATACTTTTGAGTTCCGGCAGTGTGGCGCATATCACACGAGGCGCGTCTATCAGCCCGAATCACTAGCAAATATTAGGGTCTGCGCGAGGTTGGGAGGGCTGCACAATGCGTCCGCCAGCGCGATTCGGTCAGCGGACGCGATACTGGATATAAGTGGGGGCGACAGTTTTTCGGACATATATGGTTCGCGGCGATTTCGGGCAGTAACGCTTCCGAAGATTATCACGCTTCAGCAAAACAAGCCCCTGATACTATTGCCACAAACATTTGGGCCGTTCAAGAAAGCTTCCAATGCGTCAGTCGCGAAGAGAATCGTCAGCGCTGCAACTATGTCTTGGGCGAGAGACACTCGAAGTTTTTGCGTGTTGCAGGAATTATTGGGGCGCTCTTTTGACCCCGAGAAGCACCGAGTCGGAGTCGATGTGGCGTTTGGTCTCCCCGCAACGCGCCCTAGCGACTCAGTATTGGGATACGCTTCGGACTGGTTGGAGGACAAAGGTACCGCGATTGTGGGGATAAACGTGAGCGGTTTGTTGCACAACGCCCCTGATGCGGCGACCGCGCAGTACGGTTTTAGGGCTGACTATCGACAGGTGATAACGGCGTTTATTGGACGCTTATTGAGTGAAACGGGCGATCGGATCTTGTTAGTGCCCCATGTCGTAAGTTCACCGGGGCACTATGAATCTGATATTCAGGCGTGTCTTGACGTCGCGGACTCGTTTCCACACGAGTTAGGCGTCAGGGTCGCGGTATCTCCAGTTGTCTCCGATCCTTGCGAAGCGAAATGGATTATTTCTCGCTGTAAATGGTTCTGCGGAACAAGAATGCATTCCGCAATTGCGGCGCTGTCATCGGGCGTGCCTGCAGCGGGCATAAGTTACAGTCCGAAGACATTGGGCGTCTTCGAGTCGTGTGGACAAGGTGAAGGCGTAACCGATCTTCGCAACCTAACCTCGGAGGAGGCAATTGAGCAGTTGTGGCGGGCATATCTGGGACGTGAGAATTCCCGGCTTGCTCTCGAGGAGAAACTTCCAATGGTATTGCACCAAGCTCGGGTACAATTGGAGGAAATACTGTCCACTTGTTGTGAACTGGGCTCGGTACAGGAACACGGATTCCTTTAA
- a CDS encoding oligosaccharide flippase family protein, giving the protein MLLGGQALGQACSFARNVVVARLLTPEDFGIAATFVIAVSLFEMISNLAVDRLLVQAEDGDDPDFQATAHAFQVVRGIGMALFLFLLAWPFSRLFGIPQALWAFQFVALVPLLRGFMHLDPKRLQRTFGFGADVATELLPQILLVLAAWPFVWWFEDYSAMLWLLVFQAVVMVVVSHALAKRSYGWNWDRNYIRRMVAFGWPLLFNGLLMFLVFQGDRMIVGAAYDMTQLGVYSVAFTTTFVPTMVITKVASALLLPLLSRVQTDIRSFMEYYALSVCALCLIGVAFSTGFVLLGQQVVVLTFGERYGAVGSFIGWLGVMQMIRVLRVGPTIASMAWGDTRMPLVSNFGRISVIPLAIWLGLTGKPLMWVVIAGCLGELVALLLMIGILHRSRALMAGHTLKPMLIGAGAVTIAFALSLSAEHHYSLIVAVTGLVVIVVGAFVAMVCYIPFCRPHVRSLVRSHMPQPGQK; this is encoded by the coding sequence ATGCTCCTGGGGGGACAGGCGCTCGGGCAGGCGTGTTCTTTTGCCCGCAACGTCGTCGTGGCCAGGTTGCTGACGCCCGAAGACTTTGGAATTGCCGCCACCTTTGTTATCGCAGTGTCCCTGTTCGAGATGATCAGCAACCTTGCGGTGGATCGTTTGTTGGTCCAAGCGGAAGATGGCGACGATCCGGACTTCCAGGCCACGGCCCATGCGTTTCAGGTGGTGCGCGGCATCGGCATGGCGCTGTTCCTGTTCCTGCTGGCTTGGCCATTCTCCCGATTGTTTGGCATTCCCCAAGCCTTGTGGGCCTTTCAGTTCGTGGCATTGGTTCCCTTGCTCCGTGGATTCATGCACCTTGACCCGAAACGGTTGCAGCGGACATTCGGTTTTGGCGCCGACGTCGCCACCGAGCTCCTGCCGCAAATTCTCCTCGTACTTGCCGCGTGGCCCTTTGTGTGGTGGTTCGAGGACTACTCCGCGATGTTGTGGTTGCTTGTATTTCAAGCTGTCGTAATGGTGGTCGTGAGCCATGCGTTAGCGAAACGTAGTTACGGATGGAACTGGGATCGTAACTATATTCGGCGAATGGTCGCATTCGGCTGGCCGCTGTTGTTCAACGGTCTCTTGATGTTTCTTGTATTTCAGGGGGACCGCATGATTGTTGGCGCGGCGTATGACATGACGCAATTGGGTGTCTACTCGGTCGCGTTCACCACGACATTTGTTCCCACCATGGTGATTACGAAAGTGGCCTCGGCCTTGCTCCTTCCCCTGTTGTCTCGTGTGCAGACCGATATCCGGAGTTTCATGGAATACTACGCGCTTTCAGTCTGCGCATTGTGCCTGATAGGTGTCGCGTTCTCCACGGGATTCGTTCTCCTCGGCCAGCAGGTTGTGGTGCTGACCTTTGGGGAACGATACGGGGCTGTTGGTAGTTTCATTGGATGGCTCGGCGTAATGCAAATGATCCGTGTATTGCGGGTCGGTCCGACCATCGCCTCCATGGCCTGGGGGGACACCCGGATGCCGCTTGTGTCGAACTTCGGTCGCATTTCCGTAATCCCGCTGGCCATCTGGCTGGGTCTGACGGGGAAGCCGTTGATGTGGGTCGTGATTGCGGGGTGTTTAGGGGAACTTGTCGCGCTACTGTTGATGATAGGAATCTTGCATCGTAGTCGAGCACTGATGGCCGGGCACACGCTCAAACCGATGTTGATAGGGGCGGGAGCGGTCACGATAGCCTTCGCATTGTCGCTGTCCGCGGAGCATCACTACTCGCTGATTGTCGCTGTGACGGGACTTGTAGTCATTGTTGTCGGTGCATTTGTGGCCATGGTTTGCTATATTCCCTTTTGTCGGCCGCATGTACGTAGTCTTGTGCGGAGCCACATGCCGCAACCAGGTCAGAAATGA
- a CDS encoding CatB-related O-acetyltransferase, with the protein METMESKNSKANPDLECAERISFATLDNEDGLRRSSRAQVLARACGALRKKNRRLLSIAARMEGGSFFSYTLRQVLLRRHGVYAGAYSYGAWTEPGAFPAGVVIGRYVSIAANVKVFLRNHPYERLSMHPFFYNNALGFVKEDTIETGSLWIGHDSWIGESAIITPGCSRIGIGSVVGAGAVVTRDVPDFAMVGGNPAKVIKYRFEEPERTRILESRWWEHTVEALMPYLAEFTAPFVQIGSNHPLLTGAFRSSLGISEKGHA; encoded by the coding sequence ATGGAAACCATGGAAAGCAAAAACTCCAAGGCCAATCCCGATTTGGAATGCGCGGAACGGATTTCGTTCGCCACACTCGATAACGAGGATGGGCTTCGCCGGTCAAGCCGCGCGCAGGTGTTGGCGCGGGCGTGCGGCGCGTTGCGCAAAAAAAACCGGCGCTTGCTTTCCATTGCGGCCCGGATGGAAGGCGGTAGCTTCTTCTCGTACACATTGAGACAGGTCCTGTTGCGGCGGCACGGGGTATATGCGGGTGCGTACAGCTACGGTGCATGGACCGAGCCCGGAGCGTTTCCAGCAGGTGTGGTGATCGGGCGTTACGTATCGATTGCGGCCAACGTAAAGGTGTTTCTGAGAAACCATCCCTATGAGCGACTTTCCATGCACCCCTTCTTCTACAACAATGCGCTGGGATTTGTTAAAGAGGATACCATTGAGACGGGGAGTCTTTGGATAGGGCACGATTCCTGGATTGGTGAATCGGCCATCATTACGCCGGGATGCTCCCGTATCGGTATAGGGTCGGTTGTCGGAGCGGGCGCTGTGGTTACAAGAGACGTACCCGATTTCGCCATGGTGGGGGGAAATCCCGCCAAGGTCATCAAGTACCGGTTCGAAGAGCCCGAACGTACTCGAATTTTGGAGAGCCGATGGTGGGAACATACAGTGGAGGCCTTGATGCCGTATCTTGCGGAGTTTACCGCGCCCTTCGTCCAGATTGGCTCTAACCATCCATTGTTGACAGGCGCATTTCGATCATCTCTTGGAATCTCAGAAAAGGGGCATGCATGA
- a CDS encoding Coenzyme F420 hydrogenase/dehydrogenase, beta subunit C-terminal domain → MVDIEAEGRRPKINPSHEVGPDALRVCPGVGLAHAPAMPGDPYIPELRSAWGPVLGVWEGYAADPEIRYSGSSGGAATALALYCLEVGGMKHVLHTAARSDAPYLNETVTSRTRADLLRATGSRYAPASPCDGLQTIEDAGGHCVFIGKPCDVAGVQKACKLRPRLDENLGVTIGFFCAGTPSTRGTLELLRRMGVEEPSSLVSLRYRGNGWPGKATAVFRTKRAEESRDLTYQESWGDVLSKHQQWRCKLCADHTGEFADIAVGDPWYRTIEEGEPGRSLILARTERGAMLVLAAAKAGFLEVHDADPGILPSSQPNLLRARGALWGRLLACQLLCVSYPKYVNIPLFKHWCVQLNILQKLKSVLGTIRRILTRNTTLDLRKS, encoded by the coding sequence ATGGTCGATATCGAAGCTGAAGGCCGGCGCCCGAAAATAAATCCGAGTCACGAGGTCGGCCCCGACGCATTGCGGGTTTGTCCCGGGGTCGGCCTCGCCCACGCCCCGGCAATGCCGGGAGATCCGTACATTCCGGAACTGCGTTCCGCGTGGGGGCCGGTCCTCGGCGTCTGGGAAGGCTATGCGGCGGATCCGGAAATCCGGTACTCTGGATCCAGCGGAGGCGCGGCCACGGCGCTCGCACTGTACTGCCTGGAAGTGGGCGGCATGAAACACGTGCTGCACACGGCGGCGCGCAGCGATGCGCCCTATTTAAACGAAACCGTGACAAGCCGCACCCGTGCCGATTTACTTCGCGCCACTGGATCGCGTTACGCCCCGGCCAGCCCGTGCGATGGCTTGCAGACTATAGAGGACGCCGGTGGCCACTGCGTGTTCATCGGCAAACCCTGTGACGTGGCCGGGGTCCAGAAAGCATGCAAGCTTCGGCCAAGGCTGGACGAAAACCTGGGGGTGACCATTGGATTCTTTTGCGCCGGCACCCCGTCGACGCGCGGCACGCTCGAGCTGTTGAGACGGATGGGCGTGGAAGAGCCATCCTCACTGGTGAGTCTTCGTTACCGGGGCAATGGGTGGCCGGGAAAGGCGACCGCCGTGTTTCGCACCAAGCGAGCTGAAGAATCGCGGGACTTGACGTATCAAGAGTCCTGGGGCGATGTGCTTTCGAAGCACCAACAGTGGCGTTGTAAGCTCTGCGCGGATCACACAGGTGAATTCGCGGATATCGCAGTCGGCGACCCCTGGTATCGCACGATTGAAGAGGGTGAGCCGGGACGTTCGCTGATACTTGCGCGGACCGAACGGGGCGCCATGCTTGTGCTTGCGGCCGCGAAAGCGGGTTTCCTTGAAGTACACGATGCGGATCCAGGCATATTGCCAAGTTCTCAGCCAAATCTATTGCGGGCTCGCGGGGCTCTCTGGGGTCGATTGCTCGCGTGTCAGCTCTTATGTGTATCATATCCAAAATATGTGAACATTCCACTATTTAAACATTGGTGCGTTCAACTAAATATACTCCAGAAGCTTAAGTCTGTATTAGGAACAATTCGGCGGATACTGACTCGAAACACAACTTTGGATCTCCGTAAGTCCTAA